One window of Populus nigra chromosome 5, ddPopNigr1.1, whole genome shotgun sequence genomic DNA carries:
- the LOC133693275 gene encoding protein PELOTA 1, with translation MKINRRDLVPDGPGSVKMTPVDADDLWFVYNLIAHGDSVMAVTVRKVLRETSTGRDAERVKLKLEIKVEAIEYDKVGSVLRIRGKNVLENEYVKIGAFHTLEIELHRPFVLRKELWDSMALHVLNQASDPAASADLAVVLMQEGLAHILLVGRSLTTTRARIETSIPRKHGPAIAGYQTALNKFFEHLLQAFLKHVDFNVVRCAVIASPGFTKDQFHRHLLLEAERRQLRPIIENKSRIVLVHTSSGYKHSLKEVLDAPNAMNMIKDTKAAQEVRVLKDFFDMLSNDPDRACYGPKHVEVAHERMAVQTLLITDELFRNADIPMRKKYVNLVNSVKGSGGTVHIFSSMHASGEQLAQLTGIAAILRFPLPELEDIEM, from the exons ATGAAGATCAATAGAAGAGATCTTGTACCAGACGGACCTGGTAGCGTCAAG ATGACGCCGGTTGATGCAGATGATCTTTGGTTTGTCTACAATTTGATAGCTCATGGAGATTCTGTTATGGCTGTTACTGTCAG GAAAGTTTTGAGAGAGACGTCTACTGGAAGAGATGCGGAGCGTGTTAAGCTTAAGTTAGAAATCAAAGTTgag GCTATAGAATATGATAAAGTAGGGTCTGTTTTGCGAATTCGTGGAAAGAATGTATTAGAGAACGAATATGTGAAG ATTGGAGCATTTCATACGCTAGAAATTGAGCTGCATCGACCTTTTGTATTGAGAAAG GAACTTTGGGACTCGATGGCATTGCATGTACTCAATCAGGCTTCTG ATCCTGCTGCAAGTGCTGATCTTGCTGTGGTTTTAATGCAAGAAGGATTAGCACATATCCTGCTTGTTGGTAGAAG TTTAACTACTACTCGTGCAAGGATAGAAACTTCAATTCCTCGAAAACATGGGCCTGCAATAGCTGGTTATCAGACG GCATTAAATAAGTTCTTTGAGCATTTATTACAG GCTTTTCTGAAACATGTTGATTTTAATGTGGTTCGGTGTGCGGTGATTGCAAGTCCTGGTTTCACAAAG GACCAGTTTCATCGTCACTTGTTGTTGGAGGCAGAGAGGAGACAGCTGAGGCCTATCATTGAGAACAAGTCACGCATAGTTCTTGTGCATACTAGCTCAGGATACAA GCATAGTTTGAAAGAGGTTCTTGATGCTCCAAATGCTATGAATATGATAAAAGACACTAAAGCGGCACAAGAG GTCCGAGTTCTGAAGGATTTCTTTGACATGCTTTCAAAT GATCCAGATCGAGCGTGCTATGGACCAAAGCATGTGGAGGTTGCTCATGAACGCATGGCCGTGCAAACTCTACTCATCACAGATGAGTTATTCAG GAATGCTGATATACCAATGAGAAAAAAGTACGTCAACCTAGTCAACTCAGTGAAGGGTTCAGGTGGCACTGTTCATATATTTTCATCAATGCATGCATCAGGAGAGC AATTGGCTCAGTTGACTGGCATTGCTGCAATTCTGCGATTTCCTCTACCGGAGCTGGAGGACATTGAGATGTGA